One genomic window of Nakamurella panacisegetis includes the following:
- a CDS encoding branched-chain amino acid ABC transporter substrate-binding protein: MALAACSNSSTASSSSSAAPAASPGAPASSAAPAASSGSASASSAPSSAAAGGGLGGGGTTIKIAFQGPLSGDNQQLGINEVNGFRLAISEANASGKLGFTLAGIESDDQGAPDKAPAAAAKILQDSAVVGVIGPSFSGATKAVGKTYGDAGLAMITPSATNPTLSTLGFTTFHRIVPSDNVEGTQGADWLATKGIKTVYVIDDLSDYGKGVADAMEKELTAKGVKVTRQGVDAKTTDYTASAQAVQSSGAGALFYGGYDAQAALFAKALKAAGYKGLTVTGNGGKSSVFTTGAGAAGNGWYFTCGCLDATTAPAAKAFTAAYTKMFNTPPSTYSPEAYDATNALIEAIKAAKGAGSITKASVETAVNALDYKGITTEVKFEKSGEVSASVQTVNLYQQKNGAIVLLGNIKDQK; encoded by the coding sequence ATGGCTCTGGCCGCGTGCTCGAACTCCAGCACCGCGAGCTCGTCCTCATCGGCCGCCCCGGCCGCCAGCCCCGGTGCCCCGGCATCGAGCGCCGCCCCGGCCGCCAGTTCCGGGTCGGCCTCGGCCAGCTCGGCCCCGTCCAGCGCCGCCGCCGGCGGTGGGCTCGGCGGAGGCGGCACCACGATCAAGATCGCGTTCCAGGGACCGTTGTCCGGCGACAACCAGCAGCTCGGCATCAACGAGGTCAACGGCTTCCGCCTGGCCATCTCCGAGGCCAACGCCTCGGGCAAGCTCGGCTTCACCCTGGCCGGCATCGAGTCGGACGACCAGGGCGCCCCGGACAAGGCTCCCGCCGCGGCCGCGAAGATCCTGCAGGACAGCGCCGTCGTCGGCGTCATCGGGCCGAGCTTCTCCGGTGCCACCAAGGCGGTGGGCAAGACCTACGGTGACGCCGGTCTGGCCATGATCACCCCGTCGGCCACCAACCCGACGCTGAGCACGCTCGGCTTCACCACCTTCCACCGCATCGTCCCCTCGGACAACGTGGAGGGCACCCAGGGCGCCGACTGGTTGGCCACCAAGGGCATCAAGACGGTCTACGTCATCGACGATCTGTCCGATTACGGCAAGGGCGTCGCCGACGCCATGGAGAAGGAACTGACGGCCAAGGGCGTCAAGGTCACCCGCCAGGGTGTCGACGCCAAGACGACCGACTACACCGCCTCCGCTCAGGCCGTGCAGTCCTCGGGTGCCGGCGCCCTGTTCTACGGCGGTTACGACGCTCAGGCGGCGCTGTTCGCCAAGGCGCTCAAGGCGGCCGGTTACAAGGGTCTGACCGTCACCGGCAACGGTGGCAAGTCGTCGGTGTTCACCACCGGCGCCGGTGCGGCCGGTAACGGCTGGTACTTCACCTGTGGTTGCCTCGACGCCACCACGGCTCCGGCGGCCAAGGCCTTCACCGCGGCGTACACCAAGATGTTCAACACCCCGCCGTCGACCTACTCGCCGGAGGCGTACGACGCCACCAACGCCCTGATCGAAGCGATCAAGGCGGCCAAGGGCGCCGGTTCCATCACCAAGGCCAGCGTCGAGACCGCGGTCAACGCGTTGGACTACAAGGGCATCACCACCGAGGTCAAGTTCGAGAAGTCGGGTGAGGTCTCCGCCTCGGTGCAGACCGTCAACCTGTACCAGCAGAAGAACGGCGCGATCGTGCTCCTGGGCAACATCAAGGACCAGAAGTAA
- a CDS encoding branched-chain amino acid ABC transporter permease, which translates to MTEFFNYLIAGLTRGSMYALIALGYTLVYGVLQLINFAHSEVFMSGAFGSYAIVHWIVGSGADTPTWVVVVALVLGLVAGAATGAAVAWSLERVAYRPLRRRGAPKLAFLISAIGMSFFLSALAGKLFGRLQNNSFPSYFDINKHVVDVGQVHIDLIQVILIVSAVIMMIFLDRLVSGTKLGRSIRGVAEDAPTAALMGINIDKTISRTFVIGGALGGAAGFLFGTAFSLSNTMGFQPGIKAFAAAVLGGIGNIRGAMIGGLLLGVIENLIPTFPWWSSPWIGIKWTDAVAFVLLISVLVFRPTGLLGERLGRAA; encoded by the coding sequence ATGACCGAATTCTTCAATTACCTGATTGCCGGCCTGACCCGTGGCTCGATGTACGCGCTGATCGCGCTCGGCTACACGTTGGTCTACGGCGTCCTCCAGCTGATCAACTTCGCGCACAGCGAGGTGTTCATGTCCGGAGCCTTCGGCAGCTACGCCATCGTGCACTGGATCGTCGGGAGCGGCGCTGACACACCCACCTGGGTCGTCGTCGTGGCCCTGGTCCTCGGCCTGGTGGCCGGTGCGGCCACCGGCGCCGCCGTCGCGTGGTCGCTCGAACGCGTGGCCTATCGGCCGCTTCGAAGACGGGGAGCTCCGAAACTCGCATTCCTGATCAGCGCCATCGGAATGTCCTTCTTCCTGTCGGCCTTGGCCGGCAAGCTGTTCGGCCGTCTGCAGAACAACTCGTTCCCGTCCTACTTCGACATCAACAAGCACGTCGTCGACGTCGGCCAGGTGCACATCGACCTGATCCAGGTCATCCTGATCGTGTCGGCCGTCATCATGATGATCTTTCTCGACCGTCTGGTGTCGGGTACGAAGCTCGGCCGCAGCATCCGCGGCGTGGCCGAGGACGCTCCGACGGCCGCTCTGATGGGGATCAACATCGACAAGACCATCTCGCGCACGTTCGTCATCGGTGGTGCTCTGGGCGGTGCCGCCGGGTTCCTGTTCGGCACCGCGTTCTCCCTGTCCAACACCATGGGCTTCCAACCAGGGATCAAGGCCTTCGCCGCGGCCGTGCTCGGCGGCATCGGAAACATCCGGGGGGCGATGATCGGTGGACTCCTGCTCGGCGTCATCGAGAACCTGATCCCGACCTTCCCCTGGTGGTCGAGCCCCTGGATCGGCATCAAATGGACCGATGCAGTGGCATTCGTGCTGCTCATCAGCGTTCTGGTGTTCCGGCCGACCGGTCTGCTGGGCGAGCGCCTTGGACGTGCGGCATGA